In one Paracoccus everestensis genomic region, the following are encoded:
- a CDS encoding NAD(P)/FAD-dependent oxidoreductase: MLDSTVTSRTQAVLDTLNAALAAGDVDSAKALFAADSYWRDLVSVTWNLKTVEGPEGVADMLSQQLEHTRPGNFRIQTGEIPAEEGGVITTWITFETKAGRGWGLMRLKDDRIWTLLTAMQELKGFEENRGKRRPMGAEHGAQKNRTTWKESRETEEARLGYDTQPYTVIVGGGQGGIALGARLRQLGVPTIVLDKHDRPGDQWRSRYKSLCLHDPIWYDHLPYIKFPDNWPVFTPKDKVGDWLEMYTKVMEINYWTRSEVQSAQYDEASGTWTVQVNRDGEQVTLRPTQLVLATGMSGKPNMPKFPGMESFKGEIQHSSQHKGPDAWTGKKVVVVGSNNSAHDICAALWEADADVTMVQRSSTHIVRSDSLMEIGLGALYSEEALANGVTTEKADMIFASLPYRIMHEFQIPLYKQMRERDAEFYAGLEKAGFELDWGEDGSGLFMKYLRRGSGYYIDVGASQLIIDGEVKLVKGQVDHFEEDAVVLTDGTRLEADLVVMATGYGSMNGWAADLISQEVADKVGKVWGLGSDTTKDPGPWEGEQRNMWKPTQQQNLWFHGGNLHQSRHYSLYLALQLKARMEGMDTPVYGLQQVHHLS, encoded by the coding sequence ATGCTTGATTCAACCGTGACGTCCCGCACGCAGGCGGTGCTGGATACGCTCAATGCCGCGCTGGCCGCAGGAGATGTAGACAGCGCCAAGGCGCTGTTCGCCGCCGACAGCTATTGGCGCGATCTGGTGTCGGTGACGTGGAACCTGAAGACAGTCGAAGGCCCGGAGGGCGTGGCCGACATGCTGTCGCAGCAGTTGGAGCATACGAGGCCCGGCAATTTCCGAATCCAGACAGGAGAGATCCCTGCCGAGGAGGGCGGCGTGATCACCACCTGGATCACCTTCGAGACAAAGGCGGGGCGTGGCTGGGGCCTGATGAGGCTGAAGGACGACCGCATCTGGACGCTGCTGACGGCGATGCAGGAACTGAAGGGCTTTGAGGAAAACCGCGGCAAGCGTCGCCCCATGGGCGCCGAGCACGGCGCGCAGAAGAACCGCACCACTTGGAAGGAAAGCCGCGAAACCGAGGAGGCCCGCCTTGGTTATGACACCCAACCCTACACGGTGATCGTGGGCGGCGGTCAGGGCGGGATCGCGCTTGGGGCAAGGCTGCGGCAGCTTGGTGTGCCGACCATCGTGCTGGACAAGCACGACCGCCCTGGTGACCAGTGGCGCAGCCGCTACAAGTCGCTCTGCCTTCATGACCCGATCTGGTACGACCACCTGCCCTATATCAAGTTTCCCGACAACTGGCCGGTGTTTACGCCCAAGGACAAAGTCGGCGACTGGCTGGAAATGTACACCAAGGTGATGGAGATCAACTACTGGACGCGCTCGGAGGTGCAGTCAGCCCAATATGATGAAGCGTCCGGCACATGGACCGTACAGGTCAACCGCGATGGCGAACAGGTCACGCTGAGGCCCACGCAGCTGGTGCTGGCCACCGGCATGTCGGGCAAGCCAAACATGCCGAAGTTCCCCGGCATGGAGAGCTTCAAGGGCGAAATCCAACATTCGTCGCAGCACAAGGGCCCGGACGCCTGGACCGGCAAGAAGGTCGTCGTCGTCGGCTCCAACAATTCGGCCCATGATATCTGCGCCGCGCTGTGGGAGGCAGATGCCGATGTGACCATGGTGCAGCGCTCCTCGACCCATATCGTCCGGTCGGACAGCCTGATGGAGATCGGCCTTGGTGCGCTTTATTCCGAGGAGGCGCTGGCAAACGGCGTGACGACCGAAAAGGCCGACATGATCTTCGCCTCCCTGCCCTACCGGATCATGCACGAGTTCCAGATCCCCCTTTACAAGCAGATGCGCGAGCGCGACGCCGAGTTCTATGCGGGGCTGGAGAAGGCCGGGTTTGAGCTGGACTGGGGCGAGGACGGATCGGGCCTGTTCATGAAGTACCTGCGGCGCGGCTCGGGCTACTACATCGACGTGGGCGCCAGCCAGCTCATCATCGATGGCGAGGTAAAGCTGGTTAAGGGCCAGGTCGATCACTTCGAGGAAGATGCCGTCGTGCTGACGGATGGCACGCGGCTCGAGGCAGATCTTGTCGTCATGGCAACCGGCTATGGCAGCATGAACGGCTGGGCCGCCGATCTCATCAGCCAGGAGGTTGCGGACAAAGTGGGCAAAGTCTGGGGTCTCGGCTCGGATACGACCAAGGATCCCGGCCCTTGGGAGGGCGAGCAGCGCAACATGTGGAAACCCACGCAGCAGCAGAACCTGTGGTTCCACGGCGGCAACCTGCACCAGTCGCGGCACTACTCGTTGTATCTCGCACTCCAGCTCAAGGCCCGGATGGAGGGTATGGACACGCCCGTCTACGGCCTGCAGCAGGTGCATCACCTGTCGTGA
- a CDS encoding 2,3-butanediol dehydrogenase, which produces MKAARWHGVKDIRVEDVAEPSPRAGEVKVKVAWTGICGSDLHEYLAGPIFVPVEQDHPLSHDKAPITMGHEYCGTVTELGDGVTGLAVGDRVAIEPIFACGACSACLEGKYNLCESLGFVGLSGGHGGFAAYSVVPARMVHKMPEALSMEQGALVEPAAVALHAVRLSKIKAGDTAAVFGAGPIGLLVVEALRVAGAAQIHVVEPSEVRRQKALDLGATTAIDPMSADAVALIREATGGVHVAFEVTGVPQVLAHCINATRHEGQTLIVSIWETDAAFQPNTVVLKERQLQGTIAYRNVYPAVMELMTQGYFSAEKLVTKRIAIDEIVAEGFEALAAEKSQVKILVEAPE; this is translated from the coding sequence ATGAAAGCAGCACGTTGGCATGGCGTGAAGGACATCCGCGTCGAGGACGTCGCAGAGCCAAGCCCAAGAGCGGGCGAGGTCAAGGTCAAGGTTGCCTGGACTGGCATCTGCGGCAGCGACCTGCACGAATACCTCGCAGGCCCGATCTTCGTGCCGGTGGAACAGGACCATCCGCTCAGCCACGACAAGGCACCGATCACCATGGGCCATGAATACTGCGGCACCGTCACCGAGTTGGGCGATGGGGTCACTGGCCTGGCCGTAGGAGACCGGGTGGCGATCGAGCCGATTTTCGCCTGTGGTGCATGTTCCGCCTGCCTGGAGGGCAAGTACAACCTCTGCGAGTCGCTGGGCTTCGTGGGGCTGTCCGGTGGGCATGGCGGCTTTGCGGCCTATTCGGTGGTGCCCGCGCGCATGGTTCACAAGATGCCGGAGGCTCTCTCGATGGAGCAAGGCGCGCTGGTGGAACCGGCCGCCGTGGCACTGCACGCCGTACGGCTTTCGAAGATCAAGGCCGGCGACACGGCAGCGGTCTTCGGGGCTGGTCCGATCGGACTGCTGGTTGTCGAGGCATTGCGCGTCGCCGGTGCCGCCCAGATCCATGTGGTGGAGCCATCCGAGGTGCGGCGGCAGAAGGCACTGGATCTGGGCGCCACCACCGCGATAGACCCGATGTCCGCCGATGCCGTTGCTCTGATCCGCGAGGCGACCGGCGGTGTGCATGTTGCCTTCGAGGTGACGGGCGTGCCGCAGGTTCTGGCGCATTGCATCAACGCCACGCGGCACGAAGGCCAAACCCTGATTGTCTCAATCTGGGAAACCGACGCCGCCTTCCAACCAAACACGGTCGTGCTGAAGGAACGCCAGCTACAGGGCACCATTGCTTATCGCAACGTGTACCCAGCCGTGATGGAACTCATGACGCAGGGCTATTTCAGCGCTGAAAAGCTGGTGACCAAGCGGATCGCCATCGACGAAATCGTGGCCGAAGGGTTCGAAGCGCTGGCCGCGGAGAAATCCCAGGTGAAGATCCTCGTGGAAGCACCTGAGTGA
- a CDS encoding VPLPA-CTERM sorting domain-containing protein: MAPVPLPASVWLLGVSVAGLGALRSRRNRKA, encoded by the coding sequence GTGGCGCCGGTCCCGCTGCCAGCATCGGTTTGGCTGCTGGGGGTGTCAGTCGCAGGTCTTGGCGCTCTCCGCAGCAGGCGCAACAGAAAGGCGTAA
- the istA gene encoding IS21 family transposase, whose translation MGLLNIIRRMHVRQKLSIREIARRTGLSRNTIAKHLAEGTIEPKFATPDRPSKLDPFSEKLAGWLKTEAGKSRKQRRTLKQMHADLVTLGFTGSYNRVAAFARDWRTDRQREQQTTGRGTFVPLSFRPGEAFQFDWSEDYGLLGDERTKLQMAHIKLSHSRAFLLRAYPLQTHEMLFDAHWHGFRVFGGVPERGIYDNMKTAVDRVGRGKERQVNIRFLAMANHYVFEPEFCNPAAGWEKGQVEKNVQDSRHQVLQGMPGFPDLATMNAWLEQRCLELWHETPHGTLPGTIADVWAEERAALMPLPPAFDGFIELSKRVSPTCLISFERNRYSVPASFANRPVSLRIYPDRLVVAAEGNLLCEHGRVFQRNHQVPPRTIYDWRHYLAVLQRKPGALRNGAPFAELPPAFRQLQDQMLRKPGGDREMVDILALVLQHDEQAVLAAVELALAEGVATKTHVLNLLHRLVDGKVIGGPPLDTPQALVLHREPKANVERYDGLRTPVAGGHHAS comes from the coding sequence ATGGGACTTTTGAACATCATTCGACGGATGCATGTGCGGCAGAAGCTGTCGATACGCGAGATTGCGCGGCGCACCGGACTGTCGCGCAACACGATTGCCAAGCATCTGGCGGAGGGCACGATTGAGCCGAAGTTTGCCACGCCGGATCGGCCGAGCAAGCTTGACCCTTTTTCCGAGAAGCTGGCTGGCTGGTTGAAGACGGAAGCCGGCAAGTCGCGCAAGCAGCGGCGGACGCTGAAGCAGATGCATGCCGATCTCGTCACGCTCGGCTTCACCGGCTCCTACAACCGGGTTGCGGCCTTTGCGCGGGACTGGCGGACAGATCGCCAGCGGGAACAGCAGACCACAGGACGCGGCACCTTCGTTCCGCTGTCTTTCCGACCGGGAGAGGCCTTCCAGTTCGACTGGAGCGAAGACTACGGGCTTCTGGGTGACGAGCGCACCAAGCTTCAGATGGCGCATATCAAGCTGTCCCACAGCCGGGCCTTCCTGTTGCGCGCCTACCCACTGCAGACCCACGAGATGCTCTTCGATGCCCACTGGCATGGCTTCCGTGTCTTTGGTGGCGTGCCCGAACGGGGCATCTACGATAACATGAAGACAGCGGTGGACCGTGTCGGTCGCGGCAAGGAGCGGCAGGTCAACATCCGCTTCCTCGCGATGGCCAACCACTATGTCTTCGAGCCGGAGTTCTGCAATCCGGCGGCAGGATGGGAGAAGGGTCAGGTCGAGAAGAACGTTCAGGACTCCCGCCATCAGGTCCTGCAGGGGATGCCGGGCTTTCCCGACCTTGCCACGATGAACGCCTGGCTGGAGCAGCGTTGCCTGGAGCTGTGGCATGAGACCCCGCATGGCACGCTGCCCGGCACGATCGCCGATGTCTGGGCTGAGGAGCGGGCCGCGCTGATGCCGTTGCCGCCGGCTTTTGACGGCTTTATCGAGTTGAGCAAGCGCGTCTCGCCCACCTGCCTGATCAGCTTCGAGCGCAATCGCTACAGCGTTCCCGCGTCCTTTGCGAACCGGCCTGTCAGTCTACGGATTTACCCGGATCGACTGGTCGTGGCGGCCGAGGGCAACCTCCTGTGCGAGCATGGCCGCGTGTTCCAGCGCAACCACCAGGTGCCGCCACGGACGATCTACGATTGGCGGCATTACCTGGCTGTTCTCCAGCGCAAGCCCGGGGCTCTCAGGAACGGAGCACCATTCGCGGAACTGCCGCCTGCCTTCCGGCAACTGCAGGACCAGATGCTGCGCAAGCCTGGTGGTGATCGCGAGATGGTCGATATCCTTGCCCTGGTTCTTCAGCACGACGAGCAGGCCGTCCTCGCCGCCGTGGAACTGGCCCTGGCCGAGGGCGTGGCAACCAAGACCCATGTGCTGAACCTGTTGCACCGGCTGGTCGACGGCAAGGTCATCGGCGGGCCGCCCCTCGATACCCCGCAGGCTCTGGTTCTCCATCGCGAACCCAAGGCCAATGTCGAGCGCTATGACGGCCTGCGCACCCCCGTTGCAGGGGGCCATCATGCGTCATGA
- a CDS encoding sigma-54-dependent Fis family transcriptional regulator, protein MCLRCASLNYRFRLELREGGVTDRHHVKEIEQVLDGTQTGRDSFVSASWRRCVELYGMDPSRNDPAHIVTEAELRDHRKQAEWMIGAARSSLQSLFRQVAGQNYVLLLTDAKGVCVDFFGDDLFVNDLRGAGLYLGSNWSENLAGTCGVGACIVTQEPVTVHQDDHFGNAHVSLSCTAAPIFDSLGGLAAVLDISLLRSPAPKRSQNLAMSLVTNAARRVEMANLMAEGRRDWVLRLSDSPEFLDVDPEAAVRLDGSGRVLGYTRGARRLFPDGGTILGRCIDDVLGLTVDDLPDLMRDRPTEDRIIEMRDGGALFGHAIAPQAPRTAPRSSRQGGPLTGLAGDDPAMGQVLARAAKLARTDVPLLITGETGTGKTRLARAIHMVGTTSGFLSIDCAGLSAEALQETCADVNNPTTLLLRRIEDLPEDTAAALAAMLDSRSCLRPLSTTCVAPNELDLPRPLFHRLAGATLTLPPLRQRQDLGTLLDRLLRRRAPDDMRLSPAARAALLGRRWPGNLRELEQVLDVAVALCEGRVIDQPDLPAPIDAMTQATGAEEPLEQIMEACGWNMSCAARRLGINRSTVLRRMRRAGLQPPD, encoded by the coding sequence ATGTGCTTGCGCTGTGCTAGCCTGAATTATCGGTTTCGGCTTGAGCTTAGGGAGGGCGGAGTGACAGATCGTCATCACGTCAAGGAGATCGAGCAGGTCCTCGACGGCACGCAGACGGGGCGCGACAGTTTTGTGTCTGCGTCCTGGCGACGCTGCGTCGAGCTTTACGGCATGGATCCCTCGCGCAACGATCCCGCCCATATCGTGACCGAAGCGGAACTGCGCGATCACCGCAAGCAAGCGGAATGGATGATCGGGGCGGCGCGCTCCAGCTTGCAGAGCTTGTTCCGCCAAGTCGCCGGGCAAAACTACGTCCTTCTCCTGACGGATGCGAAAGGTGTCTGCGTCGACTTCTTTGGAGACGACCTCTTCGTCAATGACCTGCGTGGTGCCGGGCTTTACCTCGGATCGAACTGGTCCGAGAACCTCGCAGGCACCTGCGGTGTCGGGGCCTGTATCGTGACGCAGGAGCCAGTAACGGTTCACCAGGACGACCACTTCGGCAATGCACATGTCTCGCTAAGTTGCACCGCCGCACCGATCTTCGACAGCCTGGGTGGGCTAGCGGCGGTGCTTGACATCTCGCTGCTGCGCTCTCCGGCGCCAAAGCGCAGCCAGAACCTTGCGATGAGCCTTGTCACCAATGCGGCACGGCGGGTCGAGATGGCGAACCTCATGGCCGAAGGTCGCCGCGACTGGGTGTTGCGTCTGTCAGACAGCCCAGAATTCCTTGACGTCGATCCCGAGGCCGCTGTTCGGCTGGACGGCTCGGGGCGAGTCCTTGGCTACACCCGCGGGGCACGGCGCCTGTTTCCAGATGGCGGAACCATTCTCGGGCGGTGTATCGACGATGTGCTGGGGCTGACAGTCGATGACCTGCCAGATCTGATGCGCGACCGCCCGACCGAGGATCGAATTATCGAGATGCGGGATGGCGGTGCGCTCTTTGGTCATGCCATCGCACCGCAGGCGCCGCGGACTGCACCGCGCAGCAGCCGTCAAGGCGGTCCGTTGACGGGGCTGGCAGGCGACGATCCCGCGATGGGGCAGGTCCTCGCGCGGGCGGCGAAGCTGGCGCGCACCGACGTGCCGCTGCTGATCACCGGCGAAACGGGGACCGGCAAGACAAGGCTAGCCCGCGCGATCCACATGGTTGGAACAACCAGCGGCTTTCTGAGCATCGACTGCGCCGGACTGTCGGCCGAGGCGCTGCAGGAAACCTGCGCCGATGTGAACAACCCGACAACGCTGCTGCTGCGCCGGATCGAGGATCTGCCCGAGGACACGGCTGCCGCCCTTGCGGCGATGCTGGACAGCCGCAGCTGCCTCAGGCCGCTGTCAACCACATGCGTCGCCCCTAATGAACTGGATCTTCCCCGCCCACTGTTCCATCGCCTCGCCGGCGCTACGCTAACCCTGCCGCCGCTGCGCCAAAGGCAGGATCTCGGCACACTTCTGGACCGCCTGCTGCGGCGGCGTGCACCTGATGACATGCGCCTGTCGCCCGCGGCCCGCGCTGCGCTGCTCGGCCGCCGGTGGCCTGGAAACCTGCGCGAGCTCGAGCAGGTGCTCGACGTAGCTGTCGCACTTTGCGAGGGACGGGTGATCGATCAGCCCGATCTTCCCGCACCCATCGACGCGATGACCCAAGCCACCGGAGCGGAGGAACCGCTCGAGCAGATCATGGAAGCCTGCGGGTGGAACATGTCATGTGCCGCGCGTCGCCTCGGGATCAATCGCTCGACCGTCCTGCGCCGCATGCGCAGAGCCGGGTTGCAACCTCCCGACTAG